A window of the Litorilinea aerophila genome harbors these coding sequences:
- a CDS encoding ABC transporter ATP-binding protein, which translates to MKSAPIVELHNITKRFPGGVLANDRVSLALKQGEILGLLGENGAGKTTLMNILYGLYRPDEGEIRLRGRPVHFRSPHDAIAHGLGMVHQHFMLVPTFTVAENLMLGQPSPRAPLLADRRAVAQRILELSAQYGLQVDPHAPVWQLSVGQEQRVEILKALYRGAEILILDEPTAVLTPQEVDELLAILRSLAADGRSIIFISHKLREVMEICDRIAVMRDGRLVDVVPAAQATAQALSRMMVGREVMLRVDKQPAKPGEVLLRIQDLHAEDDRGLPALRGVNLTVRAGEIVGVAGVEGNGQRELEEALRGLRTVSSGRIELCGQDVTNRTPRAIFDAGLGHVPSDRYRTGLLRDFSVAENLALVTVDRPPFTRRGLLDMGALRAHARRLVQAFDVRTPSVDVRVATLSGGNAQKVVLAREIAHGPRVLLVAQPTRGVDVGAIEYVHRELVRRRDEGMAILLISTELDEILALSDRIVVLYEGRIVGECPAEEVDVEALGLMMAGTPQHPVQGGHVQGGQP; encoded by the coding sequence GCGTGCTGGCCAACGACCGGGTCAGCCTGGCGCTGAAGCAGGGGGAGATCCTGGGGCTATTGGGCGAAAATGGCGCCGGCAAGACCACCCTCATGAACATCCTCTACGGCCTCTACCGGCCGGACGAGGGAGAGATCCGCCTGCGGGGCCGCCCGGTCCACTTTCGATCGCCCCATGACGCCATCGCCCACGGCCTGGGCATGGTCCACCAGCACTTCATGCTGGTGCCCACCTTCACCGTGGCCGAAAACCTGATGCTGGGGCAGCCTTCGCCCCGGGCTCCCCTCCTGGCTGACCGCCGGGCCGTGGCCCAACGGATCCTGGAGCTTTCGGCCCAGTACGGGCTGCAGGTGGATCCCCACGCGCCGGTCTGGCAGCTCTCGGTGGGCCAGGAGCAGCGGGTGGAGATCCTCAAAGCCCTCTACCGGGGTGCTGAAATCCTCATCCTGGACGAGCCCACCGCGGTGCTCACACCCCAGGAGGTGGACGAGCTGCTGGCCATCCTGCGCAGCCTGGCCGCGGACGGGCGTTCCATCATTTTCATCAGTCACAAGCTGCGGGAAGTGATGGAGATCTGCGACCGCATCGCGGTCATGCGGGACGGACGGCTGGTGGACGTGGTGCCGGCCGCCCAGGCCACGGCCCAGGCCCTGAGCCGCATGATGGTGGGCCGGGAGGTGATGCTACGGGTGGACAAACAGCCCGCCAAACCTGGCGAAGTGCTCCTGCGCATCCAGGACCTCCACGCGGAGGACGACCGGGGGCTGCCTGCCCTTCGGGGGGTGAACCTGACCGTGCGCGCTGGCGAGATCGTGGGGGTGGCCGGGGTGGAGGGCAATGGCCAGCGGGAGCTGGAGGAGGCCCTGCGGGGGCTGCGGACGGTCTCGTCCGGGCGTATCGAGCTCTGCGGCCAGGATGTGACCAACCGCACGCCTCGGGCCATCTTCGACGCTGGTCTGGGGCACGTCCCCTCGGACCGATACCGGACGGGGCTGCTGCGGGATTTCAGCGTGGCCGAGAACCTGGCCCTGGTCACCGTAGACCGGCCGCCCTTCACCCGCCGGGGGCTGCTGGACATGGGGGCCCTGCGCGCCCACGCCCGCCGGCTGGTCCAGGCCTTTGACGTACGCACGCCGTCGGTGGATGTCCGGGTGGCCACCCTCTCCGGCGGCAATGCCCAAAAGGTGGTCCTGGCCCGGGAGATCGCCCACGGCCCCCGGGTGCTGCTGGTGGCCCAGCCCACCCGCGGGGTGGACGTGGGCGCGATCGAGTATGTGCACCGGGAGCTGGTGCGTCGGCGGGATGAGGGCATGGCTATTTTACTCATCTCCACCGAGCTGGACGAGATCCTGGCCCTGAGCGACCGCATCGTGGTGCTCTACGAGGGGCGGATCGTGGGAGAGTGTCCGGCAGAAGAGGTGGACGTGGAAGCCCTGGGCCTGATGATGGCGGGCACGCCCCAACATCCGGTGCAGGGGGGCCATGTGCAGGGGGGACAGCCGTGA